In the genome of Dermacentor silvarum isolate Dsil-2018 chromosome 1, BIME_Dsil_1.4, whole genome shotgun sequence, one region contains:
- the LOC125945774 gene encoding uncharacterized protein LOC125945774 — protein MYLRMHCENIPTNTISALCKVLRVNKTLKKLILPGITASDEEIMSPTRQLLVDGCYDRVRLGPWTEPGLRVLLALLPSQQRGPEQLWLPDIGQLSHNTVRDLFNVLASSKRVKLLIVEVKLTPDARVAALYEALKMNRTVSYLYITIGNELSARDVLHALSANAAITKLDITLRVPADEQTMGAFSSMLQHNSLTNVSVCLYVRRRSRFMEAIAQGLSRNKLVVEFWSWSNGYEYAPFAILEAVRRNKCALNCAMEFVLQIREDRHSAECFDRFSARSCLLTHLTEVTGVSEVEARLEVVSAKHRLQEKYLVLAGVVRHSLVCRPAEVTQIDALNEDCWRAIARYLRISDVCIV, from the exons ATGTACCTCCGCATGCACTGTGAGAATATACCAACGAACACGATTTCGGCATTGTGCAAAGTGCTACGGGTTAACAAGACCCTGAAGAAGTTAATCCTTCCGGGAATCACGGCATCCGACGAAGAAAT AATGTCTCCGACACGTCAGCTTCTCGTGGACGGGTGTTACGACCGCGTGCGCTTGGGGCCCTGGACAGAGCCCGGGCTGCGAGTCCTGTTGGCACTGCTGCCTTCTCAGCAAAGAGGCCCCGAGCAGCTCTGGCTGCCAGACATCGGCCAGCTGTCACACAATACTGTCCGTGACCTCTTCAACGTCCTGGCATCCAGCAAGAGGGTCAAGCTCCTCATAGTTGAAGTCAAGCTAACGCCCGATGCCAGAGTCGCAGCTCTTTACGAAGCATTGAAAATGAACAGGACAGTCTCGTATCTGTATATCACCATCGGAAACGAGCTTTCAGCCCGCGACGTCCTTCATGCTCTGTCTGCGAATGCAGCCATAACAAAGCTGGACATAACTCTTCGAGTACCCGCTGACGAACAAACGATGGGAGCGTTTTCCAGCATGCTGCAGCACAACTCCCTCACTAATGTCTCGGTCTGTTTGTACGTCCGCCGCCGTTCACGATTCATGGAAGCCATCGCACAGGGACTGTCGCGTAACAAGCTGGTGGTGGAATTCTGGAGCTGGTCAAATGGTTACGAGTACGCCCCGTTCGCCATCCTTGAGGCCGTGCGAAGGAACAAGTGTGCCTTGAACTGCGCCATGGAATTTGTCCTGCAGATCCGAGAGGACAGGCACAGCGCAGAGTGCTTCGATCGATTCTCCGCAAGATCCTGCCTCCTTACTCACCTGACGGAAGTCACCGGAGTGTCGGAGGTCGAAGCACGGCTCGAAGTCGTCTCAGCGAAGCATCGCCTGCAGGAAAAATACCTCGTGctcgcaggcgttgttcggcactCCCTTGTTTGCCGGCCCGCCGAAGTCACGCAGATTGATGCGCTGAACGAGGACTGTTGGCGTGCTATTGCTCGTTACCTCCGCATCAGTGACGTTTGCATCGTGTAA